In Bradyrhizobium sp. WD16, the genomic stretch TCCGCTCGCCAGAACCTGCAGCAAGGCCTGCGTACTGGGCATATGCAACATCCATCGGGCCGGCGCCGCGCGCCGGCAATCGGAAACACAACAATGGTCCGGCGGGCGCCGGCGGTACCCGCTAGTGTGGCGTCTCGCAATTGCCTACGACAGACTGGCCGCAAAGGCGGTAGGCAATTGCGAGACGCCGCACTAGATTGCGGGGATCAGGCGTTCATCGGCCAGAGCGGCTCGGACACCGCCACCGCGGCGGGATAGACCGTGACGAACTTGCCGCCGATGTACTGGATCAGCACCGGATCGGCGTCGGCGTTCTGGCCATCGGGGCCGAACTTGACGCGCTTCCACGGCATGATGGTGCGCTCGCCGGGGATGTCGGTCTCGGCGAGGGCAGCACGGACCTTTTCGCCGTCGGTCGACTTGGCCCGGTCGATCGCGTCGGCCAGCACCAGGATCGACATCAGCTGGCGCGAGGTGTTGTCATTGAGATCGCGGCCGGCTCTCGCCTTGAACATCTCGTTGACCTTGAGGATCGAGGGCCGCTTCTGCGCCATGTCGAGGGAGAAGCTGGCGCGCGACAACAGCCCGATCGACTTGTCGCCGACCGCATCGAAATAGGCCTTGTCGGCGAAGCCGGCGGCCTGGGCCACGATATTCTTCGGCTTGTAGCCGAGTTCGTCCATGGTCTTGACGAGCAGGATCGCGTCGGTGGTGTAGCTCGACGGCAGCAGCACGTCGGGATTGGCGCTCTTGAGCTGCTGAACCTCGGCGGTCAGCGACGGCGAGTTCGACTTGTATTTGATGTCGGCGACCACCTTGTAGCCGCGCTCGCCGGCGAGCTTGCGCTGGATATTGGAGGAATCCGTGCCGAAGATGGTGTCCTCGAAGAACAGGCCGACGCTTTCGATCTTCTTGCCGGCCTTGCGCTGGGCGTCGAGGAAATCGAACATCGCCACCGAGAACATCTCGTCGTGGGCCGCCGGGCGGAAGAAGAATTTCAGGCCGCGGGTATGCAGCGTCGGCGATGAGGAATCGGCGGCGACATAGGGAACACCATAGCGCTCACAGGCGACACTGGCAGTGCTCGACACCGAGGAATGGAAGGCGCCGGCGATCGCCACCACCTTGTCCTGGGTGATCAGTCGTTCGGCTTCGGCACGACCCTTCTGCGGATCGCCCTGGTGATCGGCAAAGATCAGCTTGATCCTGGCATTGCCGAGCCCGGCGATACCGGCGTTCTTCGCCGCGATCAGATCGAGGTCATGGGCGTTGTTGACGATGTCGACCGCGGTTTCCAGCGCATGCTTTGCATCGGCGCCGACCTGGGCGCTGGCGCCGGTGAAGGGCCACAATGCACCGATCGCAATCTCGCCGCCCGACTGGGCGAAGGCCCTGGTCCCGAGCAGGGACAAGGCGGCACCGGACAACAGCACTTCGCGACGGTTCATCGAGGTAGCTCCCAAGGTTTGACGGCGCCGCGGCGCGGCGGCCGTCGGCGGCTTCATTGAATGGCGAGTTCGCTGTTGCGCCGGTCGGTGACGAGCATCGCGCCCGGCGCGTGGGTGATGGCGAATTCGGGTTTCGATTCGAGAATGACCGACTGAGGGGTGACTCCGCACGCCCAAAATACCGGCACTTCGCCCGGCGCGATGCTCACCGCGTCGCCATAGTCGGGCCTGGCGATGTCGGCGATGCCGATCTGCGACGGATCGCCGAAATGCACCGGCGCGCCATGCACCGAAGGAAAACGCGTGGTGATCTGGATGGCGCGAATGGCGCCCGCCGGCGTGAAGGGACGCATCGATACCACCATCGGACCGGCGAAGGGGCCGGCCGGCACGCAGGCTCTGTTGGTGCGATACATCGGCACGTTGCGGCCCTCCTCGATGTGACGGATGCCGAGCCCGTCGGCCATCAGCGCCTCCTCGAAGGAGAAGGAGCAGCCGATCACGAAGGCGACGAGATCGTCGCGCCAGTGCGCCATGATGTCGGTCCGCTCCTCGACGAGTTCGCCGTGACGCCAGACCCGATAGCGCGGCAGATCGGTGCGGATATCGAGGTCGAGACCGAGAGAGGCAATGCGCGGATCGCCGACCTCGGACATGCCGATGACCGGGCACGGCTTGGGATTGAGCTGGCAGAAGCGATGGAAGGCGGCGGCAAGCCGCTCAGGCAGGATGGCCAGATTCCCCTGGACATAGCCGTTGGCGATGTTGGCGGTGGGACCGGTGATCTGCCCGGCGCGGCAGGCGAGCCGGGCCTCCCGGCTCGGCAGCGGCTCGGATCGGGACGACGCGCTCGCGGTCATCGGCACCCCTGTTCTCTGAATGGCCGGCTTTGGAGCATTGATTTCTGTCGACAGTGCACCACCGCGGAATGATAATGTCTAATCGTCTTTTTGGATCAATCTTGATAACCCATACTTATCGCCACCCGGCCGGCCATGATCGACTTCCGGAATATCGAGACCTTCGTCTGGGTGGTGACACTGGGCAGCTTCCGGGGCGCCGCACTGAAGCTGAACACCACCCAGCCGGCGATTTCCCAGCGCATTGCCCAGCTGGAAGTCGACATGGGGGTGAAGCTGCTGCAGCGGGACAGCCGCTCGGTGCTGCCGACCCCGGGCGGGCGGCAGATGTTGGCCTATGCGGAAAAGCTGCTCGGCCTGCGCGCCGAAATGCTGGCCGCCGTGCGCGATCGCTCGGCCATGCGCGGCGTGTTGCGGCTCGGCGTCGCGGAAACCATCGTCCACACCTGGCTGTCTCGCCTCGTCAAGCAGGTGAACACCGCCTACCCCAATCTGTCGCTGGAAATCGAGGTCGACATCACGCCCAACCTGCGCTCGCGCCTGCTCGCCCACGAGATCGACCTCGCCCTCCTGCTCGGCCCGATCACCGCGCCTTCGGTGCGCAACCGCGTGCTGTGCGACTATCCCAATGCCTTTGTCGCCAGCCCTTCGCTGCAGCTCGGCGACCGCACGCTGACGGCCCAGGATCTCGCGCAGTTCGCAATCATCACCTTTCCGCGCAAGACCCAGCCTTATGAGCTGATCCGTTCGCTGTTCAACCGCCCCGACCTGCCCTCGGTGCGGTTGCATGCCAGCGCGTCGCTGGCCACCGTCATCCACATGGCGATCGAGGGACTCGGCATCGCCGTGATCCCGAGCGCGATTGTCGCAAACGAGATCGCCGACGGCCGGCTGCAACTGCTCGACACTGAACTCGCCATCCCGGCGCTGACCTTCGCGGCAAGCTGGCTCGCTTCACCGGACGCCCTCGCGGTCGAGCTCGTGGCGCAGATGGCGGTCGAGCTGGCGCAGCAGGAGACCCAGCCGGGCCGCTGAGGGCTTTGGACGAGGCTTCAGGCCTCGCCAGCCTTGGCCGCCTCACGCAAATTCGCGGCGACGCGCTTGAGGCGGCCGCGCAGCGCGGCCACGGCGGCCACATCGAGCCCGCCGGCGCACATCAGCGCCGCCGGGATCCGCCGCGCCTCCTTCTGAAAGGCCCGGCCCTTTTCGGTCAGCGTGACGCGGACCGCGCGCTCGTCCTGTACATCGCGCCGCCGGACGATCCAGCCCGCCGCCTCCATGCGCTTGAGCATCGGCGTCAAAGTGCCGCTGTCGAGAAACAGCGGCTCGCCGAGCTGCTTCACGGTGCGGCCATCCACCTCCCACAATTCCAGCAGGACGAGATATTGCGGGTAGGTCAGGCCGACGGGATCGAGAAACGGCTTGTAGGCCTGGGCGAAGCTGTGGGCAGCGGCATAGACCGCGAAGCAGAGCTGGTTGTCGAGACGCAACTGCGGCGGAGTCGGCGTGCTGGCTTTGCGGGTCATGGGCATTCTTCCTCTCAACCGCGGCATCATCAGCCGGAACGGCTGGCTTGACAAGAAATAGACAGCAATTAGATTGCGCACAATCTAATTGCCGCAAACCTGAAAGGATCAGCCATGTCGCTCCAGAAAGTCGTCTATCGGGCCCATGCCACCGT encodes the following:
- a CDS encoding LysR family transcriptional regulator, with the translated sequence MIDFRNIETFVWVVTLGSFRGAALKLNTTQPAISQRIAQLEVDMGVKLLQRDSRSVLPTPGGRQMLAYAEKLLGLRAEMLAAVRDRSAMRGVLRLGVAETIVHTWLSRLVKQVNTAYPNLSLEIEVDITPNLRSRLLAHEIDLALLLGPITAPSVRNRVLCDYPNAFVASPSLQLGDRTLTAQDLAQFAIITFPRKTQPYELIRSLFNRPDLPSVRLHASASLATVIHMAIEGLGIAVIPSAIVANEIADGRLQLLDTELAIPALTFAASWLASPDALAVELVAQMAVELAQQETQPGR
- a CDS encoding putative hydro-lyase, with amino-acid sequence MTASASSRSEPLPSREARLACRAGQITGPTANIANGYVQGNLAILPERLAAAFHRFCQLNPKPCPVIGMSEVGDPRIASLGLDLDIRTDLPRYRVWRHGELVEERTDIMAHWRDDLVAFVIGCSFSFEEALMADGLGIRHIEEGRNVPMYRTNRACVPAGPFAGPMVVSMRPFTPAGAIRAIQITTRFPSVHGAPVHFGDPSQIGIADIARPDYGDAVSIAPGEVPVFWACGVTPQSVILESKPEFAITHAPGAMLVTDRRNSELAIQ
- a CDS encoding ABC transporter substrate-binding protein produces the protein MNRREVLLSGAALSLLGTRAFAQSGGEIAIGALWPFTGASAQVGADAKHALETAVDIVNNAHDLDLIAAKNAGIAGLGNARIKLIFADHQGDPQKGRAEAERLITQDKVVAIAGAFHSSVSSTASVACERYGVPYVAADSSSPTLHTRGLKFFFRPAAHDEMFSVAMFDFLDAQRKAGKKIESVGLFFEDTIFGTDSSNIQRKLAGERGYKVVADIKYKSNSPSLTAEVQQLKSANPDVLLPSSYTTDAILLVKTMDELGYKPKNIVAQAAGFADKAYFDAVGDKSIGLLSRASFSLDMAQKRPSILKVNEMFKARAGRDLNDNTSRQLMSILVLADAIDRAKSTDGEKVRAALAETDIPGERTIMPWKRVKFGPDGQNADADPVLIQYIGGKFVTVYPAAVAVSEPLWPMNA
- a CDS encoding MarR family winged helix-turn-helix transcriptional regulator, which codes for MTRKASTPTPPQLRLDNQLCFAVYAAAHSFAQAYKPFLDPVGLTYPQYLVLLELWEVDGRTVKQLGEPLFLDSGTLTPMLKRMEAAGWIVRRRDVQDERAVRVTLTEKGRAFQKEARRIPAALMCAGGLDVAAVAALRGRLKRVAANLREAAKAGEA